The following is a genomic window from Pseudomonas parafulva.
ACCAGGAGTTGCACATGACGCTCGCAGGCAAGACAGCATTGGTCACCGGTTCCACCAGCGGTATCGGCCTGGGCATCGCCCAGGTGCTGGCGCGCGCGGGCGCGAACATTGTGCTCAACGGCTTCGGCGATCCACAGCCGGCCCTCGACGCGATCCGCGGCCATGGCGTGAAGGTCGGCCATCACGCAGCGGACCTTGCCGACGTGGCACAGATCGAAGCGCTGTTCGCTTTCGCCGAGCATGAGTTCGGCGGCATCGACATTCTCGTCAACAACGCCGGAATCCAGCACGTCGCCCCGGTTGAGGCGTTCCCGGTACAGCGCTGGGACCAGATCATCGCGCTCAACCTGTCGGCCGTGTTCCATGGCATTCGCCTGGCCCTGCCGGGCATGCGCGCGCGTGGCTGGGGGCGCATCATCAACATCGCCTCGGTGCACGGGCTGGTCGGCTCCACGGGCAAAAGCGCCTACGTCGCCGCCAAGCACGGCGTGGTCGGGCTGACCAAGGTCGTGGCGCTGGAGACGGCGACCACCTCGATCACCTGCAATGCCTTGTGCCCAGGCTTCGTGCTGACCCCGCTGGTGCAGCAACAGATCGACGCGCGTGCAGGGGATGGCGATCCACTGCAGGCCGAGCATGAACTGCTGGCCGAGAAGCAGCCTTCACTGGCCTTCGTGACCCCGCAGCAGTTGGGCGAATTGGCCCTGTTCCTGTGCAGCGAGGCTGGCAGCCAAGTGCGTGGCGCGGCCTGGAACGTCGATGGTGGGTGGTTGGCGCAGTGACAGGGAGCGCTGCGTATTCGGCAGGTCCGAAGCGACGTCATCAGGCATAATGCCCCCTTTTTTCGCCGCAGTTACAGGTACGCCATGAAAGCACAAGCCCGCCACATCCTGGTCAAGACCGCCGAAGAAGCCGAGCAGCTCAAGCAGCGCCTGGCCAAGGGCGAGGCATTCGACGTGCTGGCCAAGAAATTCTCCACCTGCCCTTCCGGCAAACGCGGCGGCGACCTGGGCGAAGTGCGCCCAGGGCAGATGGTGGGCGCCATCGACCAGGTGATTTTCAAGAAACCGCTGCGGGTGGTGCACGGCCCGATCAAGAGCAAGTTCGGCTATCACCTGGTGCAGGTGTTCTACCGCGATTGAGGGGCTTCACGGAAGCGCGGTTCAGCGCGGCCGCGCGACCAGCAAGCCGATCCCGGCACACCCCAGCAGCGAGGCACTGACCCGGTTGAACAGCCGCCGCGCGCGTGGGCGGTTGAACCAACGCTGCAGGAACACGCCCAGGCCGGCGTAGACGGCGATAGCGATCCACTCCAGCAGCAGGAACCACAACCCCAGCCAGAGGAACTGCTCAGCGAACGGCGTGCTGCTGTCCACCGTCACGAACTGCGGCAGAAACGCAGTGAACAACAGGATCGCCTTGGGATTGCCCGCCGCCACCCAGAACTCTTGCCGTGCCAGGCGCCAGAGCCCCCTGCGCGGGCTATCGTCGATCGGCCCGGTTGCGACCGGGGCGCGCCACAGCTGCCAGGCGATGTAGAACAGATACGCCGCCCCCGCCAGCTTGATGCCCAGGAACAGGTACTCGCTGGTGTGCAACACCACGGTCAGCCCCATCGCCGCCAGGGCGATCATTGCGGCGAAGGCCAGCAGCCGCCCGCCTCCGGCCAGGCAGGCGGTGCGCAGGCCGTAACGGCTGGCATTGTGCAGCGACAGCAGGTTGTTCGGGCCCGGCGCCATGTTCAGGGCAAAACAGGCGGGGACGAATAGCAGCAGGTTCGACGCGTCCATTGTTGTTCTCCGTGACGGACGGCCGCAGCGTCGCGCCGCAGCCCCCGCCCGGTCAAGCACAGTGGCGCGTCATTTGGCCGACACAGTAGCGCCAACCTGAGGCAATCAAAGCCTGCGCCTAGCCTTGAGGCCGGGGATCGTGGTGGCCGCGATCTGCACCTCGGCGCGTGGCTGGCCGGCACTGGCCGCCAGTGCGGCCAGGGTCGGCTGACGGAACAACAGGCGGGCATCGGCCTGCAGCCCGGCTTGACGCATCCGCGCCACCACATTCACCGCCAACAGCGAATGACCGCCCAGCTCGAAGAAATTGTCGTCGCGGCCCACCTGTTCGACCTTGAGTACCTCGCTCCAGATGTGCGCCAGGGTGCACTCCAACTCCCCGCGTGGTGCCTCGAAAGCACGCGTGATCAGGGCTTGCGGGCCGGGTTCGGGCAGCGCCTTGCGGTCGATCTTGCCGTTGGGGCTCAACGGCATTTCGTCTAGCGCGACGAAAGCCGCAGGCACCATGTACGCCGGCAGCCGTGCCAGCAAATGATTGCGCAGCACTTCGAGCGACGGCGCGCACTGCCCTTCGCG
Proteins encoded in this region:
- the hbdH gene encoding 3-hydroxybutyrate dehydrogenase, giving the protein MTLAGKTALVTGSTSGIGLGIAQVLARAGANIVLNGFGDPQPALDAIRGHGVKVGHHAADLADVAQIEALFAFAEHEFGGIDILVNNAGIQHVAPVEAFPVQRWDQIIALNLSAVFHGIRLALPGMRARGWGRIINIASVHGLVGSTGKSAYVAAKHGVVGLTKVVALETATTSITCNALCPGFVLTPLVQQQIDARAGDGDPLQAEHELLAEKQPSLAFVTPQQLGELALFLCSEAGSQVRGAAWNVDGGWLAQ
- a CDS encoding peptidylprolyl isomerase is translated as MKAQARHILVKTAEEAEQLKQRLAKGEAFDVLAKKFSTCPSGKRGGDLGEVRPGQMVGAIDQVIFKKPLRVVHGPIKSKFGYHLVQVFYRD
- a CDS encoding LysE family translocator: MDASNLLLFVPACFALNMAPGPNNLLSLHNASRYGLRTACLAGGGRLLAFAAMIALAAMGLTVVLHTSEYLFLGIKLAGAAYLFYIAWQLWRAPVATGPIDDSPRRGLWRLARQEFWVAAGNPKAILLFTAFLPQFVTVDSSTPFAEQFLWLGLWFLLLEWIAIAVYAGLGVFLQRWFNRPRARRLFNRVSASLLGCAGIGLLVARPR